Genomic window (Juglans microcarpa x Juglans regia isolate MS1-56 chromosome 2S, Jm3101_v1.0, whole genome shotgun sequence):
ttagagtatATTTAAATCATGGTGTAACTTCATCtaacaaaaaattacatatataagaaataatatattcaatgaaagaattgaaaaatagaTCGAATTTATAAGAGTAGAATTCAAAATGTTAATGAACTCAAAGTCAAAACCTACTTATggctaaaagaaaaatgaaaatgatcctATGACCTCTCagttttttctctcaatttgaccatctatatatatttttaaaatttttaaatttttttatttaataattaagaaagtgagcattattttattgatttttttaatttttaaaaatattttaaaatgtttaaaaaatatttaaaataaaataaaaataaaaaaatgcaatttgtgTTAAGCAGTGGTAAACCTGGACGGCACAGTTGCACCaccttaagaaaaaaaagaggaagagagaacgAATGGAAAAAACACGTGAGTCACGATGTTGTTTGGTGCGTCCCACGTCTCTAGTTTTCGACTTCAAAACGTTAGTGAACTCAAAACCCACGTATAGCTAAAAAATAGGCATAGATAACATGTGAGGCACGAGCGAGGTCGTTTGGTGCGTCTCACGTCTGTAGTTACTTCCCCAACCATATTGTATTTGCACAACAGGGGTTCGTCTAGGACTTCAACGTCACGAAGCGAATGGCTGCCACAGCCACACTCGAGACCTACGAAATTCCAACACTCATGCCTACCCTCCTCCGGCACCAACCACCAACTCATACAGCCCAAAGCCCaaaactatctttttttttattccttctgtTTTGTCAGCCAAACTTCCCATTAATTTCGATTGTTTTCGTCTTGGGTTGTAACGCTTCTCTGTTTTGTTGGTTTTTCCCTCTAAGCTCTCTCTGCCATTTTAATGGAGGCCAGGCTGTTAGGAGCTGGTTCTTATGCTTCCATTCTTGCAAGACCCATTTGCCCCTTGGTCCTCCAGACTAGGCAGAGTTTTTCTTTTAGGTTCCAAGGCTCGAGCTTGACGAAGAGAGGCATTCAATCAGTACAAGCCGCAGCAACTTCCGTTGGGTACCAAATTAACAacctttttgtttattattgaaACCCAGCTCGTGATTCTTTGGAATTCATTATTTCTGGGACcggaaaaatatttatctttcgGTTTTTGCTTCTAATATCgtttttgttacttttattgAAATAGAcatctattatttttctctgCTGTTTCCTGGTTATCgataatttattgttatacCGTTCATGGAAATTGTTGTATATCTTGCCTTATGATCCGACTTGCGTGTCTTGTTTTTTCATGTTCACTGTATAATGTTTTCTACTTGCATGCATAAATAACATCTAACCATTGTTGTGAATGATCAGATCTGCATCCGAATGAGattcataaatttaaaagaagaaaaaattattctgaACGGCTGATAAAGTACCAAATTTAAGAAGATTCTCGATCTAAACTTACATTAGATGCTTCATGCTTGTTTTTTTGGTGGATCGATGTTGCTCTAGTTGTTCGTATCCTTTTTTACGAGTAAGTAGATATGGATGTGATTCAGTCTCTTGTCTGCAACCGGCGCTCCTTGTTTTTTGGGCTACTTCTTGCACTTTCTGTTtggtattgaattcattcattcaaaaaaaaaaggtacaggGAATGATCTTATGCAGTAAAATCCTAAAGCTCAcctaataatttattaataaaacagACGGACGAAACCAgaaagttagtttttttttttttttttttggggggtgggtGGGGGggattatagaaaaaaaaaaaaatagggggaTAAAGTAATTTCCATAGAATTTCCCTTAcaaaaaagtatcatttttttatctctGAACTTTTTTCAGCCCTCCGACCATACATCCATTTCCACCCCTGAAGAAAATGCATGGAAAAAGTGGCTTCATCCTTTTTCCATTGATTGAGTTAAAACTTTTCCTGAATTACTTgcttaattttacttataatttttttttaaaaaaaaaaacttgcttaATTTTTATCAATTCCCTGATTTGTTTGTGGGATTTAATGATAAACCAGATGGCAACTTGTCTTgcttcaaattattttttatgcttcACTTTGTTGCTACTGGATTGTCTTCCAGCAATAGTTGTGCATACATACAAAATTATTGCTGGAACTCAAGTCTATTATACATATCATAGAAGACATTATTGGTCTCCGGTGGCAGGATTTGAGCACATTGCTTCTCTTTCTCGGTGGTTCAGATTCTAAATTAGGCTGTCTTTTAATTTAGGTCATTGGTGATCAAGAAAAGGGTGGACGAGAGTGAGAACTTGACACTGGAGGGTATAAGATGTTCCTTAATTCAACAAGAAGATAACATTATATTTTGCCTTTTAGAGAGAGCTCAATATTGTTATAACATGGAGACGTACGATTCTAATGCTTTCTCCATGGATGGGTTCCATGGCTCTTTAGTAGAATACATGATCAAAAATACTGAAAAACTTCATGCTCAGGTATGTTAAACTCCTGGAAAAGGAATGGTTGAAATGAATGGATGGTCATTGAAGGTATTCTGATTAATTTATCATTGCACATTAGGTGGGTAGATACAAGAGCCCTGATGAACATCCCTTTTTCCCGGATGGGCTGCCAGAGCCATTGTTGCCACCTTTGCAATACCCACAGGTAATAGAAGATGAGTATTCCCCAACCCTCCCtccccttttattttttattatgctTTTTTAAGAAACTGTGCAGGGagaattatctttttcttttaaaaaaaaaaaaatctgaactcAGAAAATATTGTCTTTTTGTCTTTGGAAGTTTGAAACATGGAGAACTTAAGAATACATGTCCATAATTTTCTTGAGATCAGCTTAGTATGAAATATCCAAAAACTTTATTACTTGGGAGAAGGGAAAACAATGAAGAGAACCATGTAGATTTGCTTGCTTCATGAAAAGTCAAACAACCTTGTTTCATTTAGCAAATAACATTAATGAAAAGACAAGTGATCTTCCGTTTTATAGAGATAATTGATTGAGGTTTGCCTGAAAGGATTTCACCATTTTTATCCATGTAACTGCTggcattttttcatattttctctctAATCTCCTCCATTTTTAACCTGTTTCTGACTTGCAAACAGGTACTACATCCTTCTGCCGactcaattaatataaataataaagtgTGGGACATGTATTTTAGAGATCTTATCCCAAGATTAGTGGAGGAAGGAGATGATGGCAACTGCGGATCAGCTGCTGTTTGTGACACACTGTGCTTGCAGGTATGCATTTTGATTAAAATCATCTATGTTTTAGCAAGTTTCAAAATGAATTTGGATGACTATAATTATTATGAATTATACCGTGGTAAGCACGAATGAGGTATGACTTGTTCTGTCTTTATCATCGTCTGAGTTAATGATCTTATCCATCTCAAGTCTTTTGCTATATTTGCCCCCTTGTATCTTGATGTCTCTGTGTGTGCACGTGCACGTGTGCATGCACCCTTGTATACTTTATTTGGTGTTAATTTCATCCATGGAAGAAATTGTGACTGCTTCACTACCACTGGTTATTGTGATGCATGGTTATTGTGATTGCAGGCTCTTTCAAAAAGAATCCATTATGGTAAATTTGTTGCAGAGGCCAAATTTCGAGCCTCTCCAGGTACTTATGAAGCTGCCATTAGAGCACAGGTACATAATCTTTCTTGCTGTACTACTCCTGTGCAATGTATTTTGTGGGTATTATTTCAATGGTTTCTAACTCCatcactcttttcttttttctttttcttttttttacggGGTGGTGTATTGGATTTTTCAGGATAGACAAAGACTGATGGATATGCTGACATATCCAAAAGTGGAAGATTCAATCAAAAGGAGAGTAGAAATGAAGGCCAAAGCTTATGGCCGAGAGGTGACAGTGAATGTAGAGGAAGATGGAGATGAAGCTGAACCGGTATATAAAATAGTACCAAGCTTAGTGGCTGATTTATATGGTGACTGGATCATGCCATTAACAAAGGAAGTTCAAGTTGAGTATCTACTCAGAAGGTTGGATTGAATAGGGAGTttgaataaaaaggaaaaaaattgtgtttggaAAGGGGCTTTTGATGATTGTATTTATAAGTATTGTAGGTAAAAGAGAATCAGACACGCTTTGATTATGAACACtgatataattttgtgaacTGGGTGCTTGCTTCTGCATGTatccaataatatatatgatagttgATACATCCCTCGTTTGCTCTCTCTTGTTACTGGTCTTAAGCAAGATACAAATCCATGACTTAATTGTAACCCTATCCCTCACCTCTTCTATAAGACATGAGACCATCTCCAAAATGAAGCCCATAATCGATTAGCCTTGGCCACTTGGTTTTATCTTCCTTTTCCTATGGTGATTCTTGTAACCATCTTTTGCCCTTTTGTGACAATCACATGAGCTTCTAATGGCGTGCCCGGCTCAATGATAACAACTACTGTGGGTTAGGTTCCATGAGCTCCAGTTTTTATCAAATTGATAAAGATGTGTTGTTTCCTACCCATCTCCAATTTAAATTGGTACCACAATGATATCGAAACTCGTGTGCTCTCAAGTCTTGTACGGTTCATTTTAAAATCCACCACATACTTCTTACATGAGATAACGGGTAACCCATATAGagcatttttatataaaaataagttttttttttttcttttttcaaaaaaacctCATTCGTTTTTAAATAggaatatacttataaaaagaattccCCAAACGTGGTCGATATCGGACTCTTTCAACTTTCTGTCTTGATTTCTTTTTAGAAGAAATAGAACAAGAAATTAGGAGTTTCTTGATTCTGGAGTAAATAGAAtgatcatgtaaaaaaaaaaaaaaaaatacaatgatcATGTAAAGATAATAATGGgaagaaggaaatatttttctatcttGATTATTGATTGTAAATTGAATGTTCACTTCATAAAAGTTAAgatttgtcttttatttttttatttttcagttaatagcagttttcattttctttaaaaataaaagtgttacggttacaaataaatttcataaaaataaatctatatgacataatttcatactttacaataaaaataaatgtataatctaatatatcatattaagatatgtaaatttataaatttactcttATAAAAATCTCCTTAtagctataatatttatcttttaaaaaatactaaataaaattGGTCTTTAAGGAAATTTCGAACTTGCAAAATGTGTACTATTTGAATGAACAAAActataaaatagtaattaatttagaatgtAATCCATCAATCAGAATGAGGCTGTACTGTAGCGGATATAGAAGTAACAGTAATAAGCCAAACCcaatatagagagagagagagagagagacagagtgtTCCAGAGAgacttggagagagagagagagagagagagagagagcgcaatGAAGGGAGTGAAAAGAGGGACTGTGTATGGGCCACTGACCATGGCGGTGGTGATGCTGTGCGCGATGGTGGTAATTGTACCGGGAGTCTCGGCTACTCGCTGGACCGTGGGAGCGAACATGGGTTGGACCACCAATGTTAACTACACTATTTGGGCTCAGGACAAGCACTTCTACAATGGCGACTGGCTCtgtaagttctctctctctctctctctctctctctctctctctctctttgtgtgAGTGTGAATGTGCGTGCACGCGTTTAAGTTTAGATCTACTCTGTCCTAAGTACATCTTCCTTTGCTCTCTCTTTCAGTATTTCATAGCTCACATTACGTCCTTCGCATCTTAGTGTGGTTTTGCATGATGTTGCAGGTAAATGAGACAGATCTAATTGGGTTGTGGAGTTCTTGTTCATTTTCTCTGTCTTGCGCTACTAATATTGCTCCCCCCCGCCCCCCCGCGGGGCGGGGGGCGCCGCCGCCCCCTTGCTCTTACGGTTAAAGTTTCTGCTTAattgttgtttgtttgtatgTGAAACTTAAAATTCAAGGCTCCTTGTCTCTGGGCTTATACCGGAACTCAAATTCAATTGTTTTCTGTGTTTTGAGTTCTTTATTGCTTTGTTCTTTCACCTTCCTTGCTTGATCTACGGACAAAGATTGTTCTTAATTGAGGATTACTGTGTGGAGCAGCTCTtcattttccttactttcttgAACTTGCTTGGATTGGTTTCTGTTGGTGTGAAATGTATAAAGAACCCATTTTTACTCTACGAACTCTTCCTtgggtacttttttttttattagttgtaAATCTCCTTTTTGGATCTTGATATTACTTTCACTGTCGTTCTTTTTTATTGGTACTAGGATTCGGTTGTTGGCTTTCCTTGTTTGAATTTGTGAGTCTCAACAGTCTTGTAGCCATTATGCTTGCAGCTGAATTTAAGGCCGCACTATCTACTTGTAACATTTCTGTTATTTCGTTTATATAATGTTGCTGAACTATTAAATCATAGGATTGTTTACTTTGGATTCCATTAAGCCATATTGAAATTTGGCTATCCGACCGTTTAAAGCTGTTGGGTAACTCTGTTGTTTTCTCCAGTTTTTGTGTATGACAGGAACCAGATGAATGTGCTAGAGGTGAACAAGACGGACTATGAGACATGCAATTCTGATCATCCTCTTCACAATTGGACTACCGGAGCTGGAAGGGATGTGATTCCACTAAATGTGACTCGACATTATTACATCATTAGTGGCAAGGGGTTCTGCTATGGCGGAATGAAGCTAGCTATACGTGTGGAAAACCTGCCACCTCCTCCCACATCTTCGTCTTTGAACGAGAAGAGCAGTTCCCCTAGTTTAACTTCCAGAAGCAAGATTGTTTTGCCAATGGTTTTTGCTATTGGAGCAGTATGGGATGCATTTCGCCGGTTCTGGTACTAAGCatgttgatcttcaagatttAGCGTTTTCGTGAGGGTATCAAAATTACTTTTAGACAGTCTTTAGCCAGTTTGTGGAATTGAGTTGTCTCCCTCTTTGGTGTTTCTTTTGTGGGGTAATTTATTTTGTGCTGTTTTTCCTTTCATGGTAGTTGgccttcaaattttcaattggGTGTTGTTGCTGATTAGGTGGTGATTGAGTTGTCCGACATAATGACTGTAACACTATGgaatggttttattttctttaaaaaaaagagagagcgaaatggttttatttgtttgggGATTCAGATGCGTAATATGACTagcttttctttgcttttcttttcttttcttttcttttgtcttgTAATTTGTGCATCTGCCTGCAAGTTTATGAATCTAATGGATACGTGGGGCCTTGAACCACGTGGTTGTTTTACCTTGCCAATTTTTCCCCCTGGTAACTAGGGCTGAAAAACTGACGGTCAGTTTGGTTTTGGGTCcaaaccgagaccgaccggtcggtttgTTAGAGTCtcaaaaccggccgaaaccgaccGAATGAGGGTATGAAAACCGACCGGTTCAGTTATCGGCCGGTTCACGGTCGG
Coding sequences:
- the LOC121252620 gene encoding lamin-like protein: MKGVKRGTVYGPLTMAVVMLCAMVVIVPGVSATRWTVGANMGWTTNVNYTIWAQDKHFYNGDWLFFVYDRNQMNVLEVNKTDYETCNSDHPLHNWTTGAGRDVIPLNVTRHYYIISGKGFCYGGMKLAIRVENLPPPPTSSSLNEKSSSPSLTSRSKIVLPMVFAIGAVWDAFRRFWY
- the LOC121252619 gene encoding chorismate mutase 1, chloroplastic-like; translation: MEARLLGAGSYASILARPICPLVLQTRQSFSFRFQGSSLTKRGIQSVQAAATSVGSLVIKKRVDESENLTLEGIRCSLIQQEDNIIFCLLERAQYCYNMETYDSNAFSMDGFHGSLVEYMIKNTEKLHAQVGRYKSPDEHPFFPDGLPEPLLPPLQYPQVLHPSADSININNKVWDMYFRDLIPRLVEEGDDGNCGSAAVCDTLCLQALSKRIHYGKFVAEAKFRASPGTYEAAIRAQDRQRLMDMLTYPKVEDSIKRRVEMKAKAYGREVTVNVEEDGDEAEPVYKIVPSLVADLYGDWIMPLTKEVQVEYLLRRLD